agactcaaggacatatagaggtgagactcaaggacatatagaggttagactcaaggacatatagaggtgagactcaaggacatagaggttagactcaaggacatatagaggtgagactcaaggacatagaggttagactcaaggacatatagaggtGAGACTCAAGGACATACCATAGTGGTGagactcaaggacatatagaggttaaactcaaggacatatagaggttaaactcaaggacatatagaggtgagactcaaggacatatagaggtGAGACTCAAGGACATACCATAGTGGTGAGACTCAAGGACCTATAGAGGTTAAactcaaggacatatagaggtgagactcaaggacatatagaggtgagactcaaggacatatagaggttagactcaaggacatataaaggttagactcaaggacatatagaggtgagactcaaggacatatagaggttaaactcaaggacatataggttagactcaaggacatatagaggttaaactcaaggacatatagaggtgagactcaaggacatatagaggtgagactcaaggacatatagaggttagactcaaggacatatagaggttagactcaaggacatatagaggtgagactcaaggacatatagaggttagactcaaggacatagaggttagactcaaggacatatagaggttagactcaaggacatatagaggttagactcaaggacatatagaggttagactcaaggacatatagaggttaaactcaaggacatatagaggttaaactcaaggacatatagaggttagactcaaggacatatagaggttagactcaaggacatatagaggtgagactcaaggacatatagaggtgagactcaaggacatatagaggtgagactcaaggacatatagaggtgagactcaaggacatatagaggtgagactcaaggacatatagaggttagactcaaggacatatagaggttagactcaaggacatatagaggttagactcaaggacatatagaggtgagactcaaggacatatagaggttagactcaaggacatatagaggtgagactcaaggacatatagaggttagactcaaggacatatagaggttagactcaaggacatatagaggttagactcaaggacatatagaggttagactcaaggacatatagaggttagactcaaggacatatagaggttagactcaaggacatatagaggttagactcaaggacatatagaggttaaactcaaggacatatagaggttagactcaaggacatatagaggttaaactcaaggacatatagaggttagactcaaggacatatagaggttaaactcaaggacatatagaggttaaactcaaggacatatagaggttagactcaaggacatatagaggttaaactcaaggacatatagaggttagactcaaggacatatagaggttaaactcaaggacatatagaggttagactcaaggacatatagaggttagactcaaggacatatagaggttagactcaaggacatatagaggtgagactcaaggacatatagaggttagactcaaggacatatagaggttagactcaaggacatatagaggttagactcaaggacatatagaggttagactcaaggacatatagaggttAGACTCAAGGACATACCATAGTGGTGAGACTCAAGGACATAGAGGTTagactcaaggacatatagaggttagactcaaggacatatagaggttagactcaaggacatatagaggttagactcaaggacatatagaggtgagactcaaggacatatagaggttAGACTCAAGGACATACCATAGTGGTGAGACTCTGTGTTAAACACTGTCGTCATTTTATTTTCGCCAACAATCAAATCCTCACCCAACTCCATTTCCACCTGAGCCGCTTTCAAACGCTTCTGGAGGCTCTCCTCCGACTccgtctttctgtctctcagaCGTTTTTCCTGAAACACAGAaggcattcatttaaaaaacaaaaaaaacctgcgCGACGAGTTAAACGGCGGCCCGACCCAAACCGACCGTCACACACGGGAACGCCCGGAATGTCGGGCGACATCGAGTTCAATCGAGTTCATTTCCCGCCGTGCTCACCAGGACGGCCATGGACGGCGGCTGGATGAAGATGTAGAAGGGGTGGAGGTCGGTCCTCTTGATGTTCTTCACGCCCTGGATGTCGATGTCCAGGATGCAGATGAGGTTCTTGTCGCGGACGTCCTGCACGGCGGCTTTGCTCGTCCCGTAAATGTTGCCCGAAAACTCTGCGCTCTCGATGAAGTCGCCGCGTTCGATGGCCGCCTGCATCGCCTCCCGTGTGACGTAGTGGTAATCTGGACACCGGACCAACGCAATGCGGAGGAAGAAAGAtgaaaatgaagaaagaaataCGACTTTACTGCTGCGGTGGtcgtgaaggaggaggaacgaGCCGTACCTTTGCCGTTCTCCTCTCCGGGCCGAGGCTTTCTGGTTGTGTCTGAGGGGTGAGAAGAGAGTTACGTCACGTGTGACATGTGTTCCGTCATGTGTGACGTATGTTACATCATGTGTGACATAAGTTACGTCATCAGTCGATCGATGCAAACCACGACTGGGCTGCAACCAATCTGccatttctttttccttttggtTCATTAAATGTTGTAAAATAGTGGTAAAAATATCAATTAAAATCAAGAAAATTATCAGAACAGTTATACCCCCCCATTAAATTCTGCATTTGTTGTATGCATGACATTAAATACGAAGGAATACATCATCCACGCCTCCTAGAAAACTTTAAGGATCTACAGCTGGACAATACTGACCAATGAGAAGCCCCCGTGGGTCGTGAGAAAGACAATGAGTTCCAGCTTAGAGACAGAAATCTCTGAATAATTATCCTCTTTAAAAATTGCAAGACATCCAGACTGCGGTACTGAGATACAAGTGGAGTGTTAATCAAAGTCTCTGCATCACTCTTGGTGTCATTTTGGAAAAGAATGTCGAATAAGAAAAGATATCCACTTACGGGAAACACTGAAGCCGAAGACGCTGTCGTACTCCTTCATGAGCTTCTTCAACAGCGTGCTCTTCCCCGCCCCGGACGGGCCGCTGAACACCACGGGCCTGGGTCCAGCCATAGCtgtgaagggagagagagagagagagagagagttcaggaTAGGAAACAAGTGGGTGAGGCTGGAGCGGTGACCTGGGTCCACTTAGGCGTACGGCATGAGTCACTACAGGACCCACATCCTGTCTGTGCACAAGCACAcaggttttgaaaagatatatatatatataaaatgtatatatatatatatttattatatatatatatatatatatacaggactgtctcagaaaattagaatattgtgatgaagttctttattttctgtaatgcaattaaaaaaacaaaaatgtcatgcattctggattcattacaaatcaactgaaatattgcaagccttttattctgatttattgctgattatggcttacagcttaagaaaactcaaatatcctatctctaaatattagaatatcataaaaaagtatactagtagggtattaaacaaatcacttgaattgtctaattaactcgaaacacctgcaagggtttcctgagccttgacaaacactcagctgttataaatcttttttttttacttggtctgaggaaatattaaaattttatgagataggattttagagttttcttaagctgtaagccataatcagcaatattaaaaaaataaaaggcttgcaatatttcagttgatttgtaatgaatccagaatgcatgacattttggtttttttaattgcattacagaaaataaagaactttatcacaatattctaattttctgagacagtcctgtatacactcccgttcaaaagtttggggtcatccagacaatttcgtgtcttccatgaaaactcacttttatttatcaaatgaattgaaaattgaatagaaaatatagtcaagacattgacaaggttagaaataatgattaatatttgaagtattaattttgttcttcaaacttcaagctcaaaggaaggccagttgtatagcttatatcaccagcataactgttttcagctgtgctaacataattgcacaagggttttctaatcagatattagtcttctaaggcgattagcaaacacaatgtaccattagaacactggagtgatagttgatggaaatgggcctctatacacctatggagatatttcattagaaaccagacgtttccacctagaatagtcatttcccacattaacaatgtatagagtgtatttttgattaatgttatctttattgaaaaaacagtgcttttctttgaaaaatagacatttctaagtgaccccaaacttttgaacggtagtgtatatatatataatttatatatatatatatataataaatatataatatatatatattaaacattacAGCAGGTTAACATGCTCAGACAAGCGTCGCTCCATCAGCTCCCCAGAGgaaaccacatgagaccacaacatCTCCCACAAGGGCACGAGCAAAGGCAATCAACGGGCTTGTGGTGGCAGgggaacaaacacaaaaaacagaagACGACAGCAAAGAGGAAGCTCTGCTATAAATAGAGACACAGGCTCATTTTTCACGGAAACTTTTAAACTCCCTTTATCCAAATTATGCAGCGACCCAATCGCTGAC
This portion of the Pseudoliparis swirei isolate HS2019 ecotype Mariana Trench chromosome 8, NWPU_hadal_v1, whole genome shotgun sequence genome encodes:
- the guk1a gene encoding guanylate kinase isoform X1, which translates into the protein MYMRSFARLFSAMAGPRPVVFSGPSGAGKSTLLKKLMKEYDSVFGFSVSHTTRKPRPGEENGKDYHYVTREAMQAAIERGDFIESAEFSGNIYGTSKAAVQDVRDKNLICILDIDIQGVKNIKRTDLHPFYIFIQPPSMAVLEKRLRDRKTESEESLQKRLKAAQVEMELGKEPGVFDVLIINENLEDAYGQLKEALLGEINKVKKVNVSS
- the guk1a gene encoding guanylate kinase isoform X2, which translates into the protein MRDVTTKAMAGPRPVVFSGPSGAGKSTLLKKLMKEYDSVFGFSVSHTTRKPRPGEENGKDYHYVTREAMQAAIERGDFIESAEFSGNIYGTSKAAVQDVRDKNLICILDIDIQGVKNIKRTDLHPFYIFIQPPSMAVLEKRLRDRKTESEESLQKRLKAAQVEMELGKEPGVFDVLIINENLEDAYGQLKEALLGEINKVKKVNVSS